A stretch of the candidate division KSB1 bacterium genome encodes the following:
- a CDS encoding AMP-binding protein produces the protein MTQPVWRPTQDRIQNANLTQFIKQVSQKTGKKFSSYHELYHWSIQNLEEFWQSIWEFSEIVHSKKYEKILDADGMWRAKWFQGAKLNFAENLLRYRDDRTAIISWTEYREPVRYTFQELYLLVAKFAESLKQNGVKQGDRVVGYISNIPEAVIAMLAATSLGAVWSSCSPDFGIQGVLDRFGQIQPKILITANGYSYNGKKIDSVQRVEQIAKQIPSLDKIVIIQQIVGDNGKSIPKSIDWHKFISNSATEIEFNQLPFDHPVYIMYSSGTTGVPKCIVHGAGGTLLQHYKEFMLHTNLKRED, from the coding sequence ATGACTCAACCTGTTTGGCGTCCGACTCAAGATCGAATTCAAAACGCCAACTTAACCCAATTCATAAAGCAAGTCAGTCAAAAAACGGGGAAAAAATTCTCCTCTTACCATGAATTGTATCATTGGTCCATTCAAAATTTAGAAGAATTCTGGCAGTCCATTTGGGAATTTTCCGAAATCGTCCATTCCAAAAAATATGAGAAAATTTTGGATGCAGACGGCATGTGGAGAGCGAAATGGTTCCAGGGAGCGAAACTCAATTTCGCCGAAAATCTTCTGCGCTATCGTGACGATCGAACTGCTATAATCAGTTGGACCGAATACCGCGAGCCTGTTCGTTACACGTTTCAAGAGCTTTATCTTCTTGTGGCCAAATTTGCCGAAAGTCTTAAACAAAATGGCGTAAAACAAGGAGATCGGGTGGTTGGATACATCTCAAATATTCCGGAAGCTGTCATTGCAATGTTGGCGGCTACCAGCCTCGGTGCTGTGTGGTCATCCTGTTCACCGGATTTTGGCATTCAGGGTGTACTGGATCGGTTCGGTCAAATTCAACCAAAAATCTTAATCACAGCAAACGGCTATTCTTACAACGGCAAAAAGATTGATTCAGTGCAACGCGTCGAGCAAATCGCCAAGCAAATTCCCTCACTTGACAAAATCGTGATCATTCAACAGATCGTCGGAGACAATGGCAAATCGATCCCAAAATCGATTGATTGGCATAAATTCATTTCGAATTCTGCTACTGAAATAGAATTCAACCAACTTCCTTTCGATCACCCGGTTTATATCATGTATTCTTCTGGAACGACCGGCGTGCCGAAATGCATCGTGCATGGCGCCGGTGGTACTCTTTTGCAGCACTATAAAGAATTTATGCTCCATACCAATCTCAAAAGAGAAGAT
- a CDS encoding flavin reductase family protein, with amino-acid sequence MIHVEPKDLSVKEIMDLLVGGVSPRPIALASTISSDGVRNLSPFSFFNAFGGNPPTVAFSPSRRQRDNTTKDTYNNLMATKECVIQTVTYAMVHQVSLASTEYESHIDEFVKCGLTPIPSDIVKPDRVKESPFQMECMLNQMIHLGDGGASGNLAICEVVKFHMTEDIFNNGVIQPELLDAVGRNSANFYTRASGDAIFEVEKPIGRKGVGFDQLPGYIKNSHIYSGNDLGQFANSEKIPTKDEVHIFLNTINTVEASEEIFLRFKQQKKYKEMFAVAIVLFKSDHPEARTFIEQAAKCALQCNNTEFALQAAVSLSILDPEKE; translated from the coding sequence ATGATTCATGTTGAACCTAAGGATTTATCTGTTAAAGAAATTATGGACCTTCTTGTGGGTGGCGTCTCCCCGCGGCCGATAGCACTTGCTTCCACAATATCTAGCGATGGCGTTAGAAACTTATCGCCATTTTCCTTCTTCAATGCGTTTGGTGGTAACCCGCCAACTGTTGCTTTTTCACCATCACGCAGGCAACGGGACAACACAACTAAAGACACCTATAACAATCTAATGGCCACGAAAGAGTGCGTTATCCAAACAGTTACCTACGCAATGGTTCATCAGGTGAGTTTGGCTTCAACTGAATATGAATCTCATATAGACGAATTCGTAAAATGTGGATTAACACCAATTCCATCGGACATTGTGAAGCCAGATCGCGTAAAAGAATCTCCTTTTCAAATGGAGTGTATGTTAAATCAGATGATTCACCTGGGCGATGGCGGCGCATCCGGAAATTTAGCGATTTGCGAAGTTGTTAAATTTCACATGACAGAAGACATATTTAATAACGGTGTAATTCAACCAGAACTGCTCGATGCTGTCGGCAGAAATTCGGCTAATTTCTATACCAGGGCAAGTGGTGATGCGATTTTTGAAGTTGAGAAACCCATCGGTCGAAAGGGTGTAGGTTTTGATCAACTGCCGGGTTATATCAAAAATTCTCATATTTATAGCGGCAACGATCTTGGTCAATTTGCGAATAGTGAAAAAATTCCGACAAAAGATGAGGTCCATATTTTTTTAAATACTATAAATACTGTAGAAGCCTCGGAAGAGATCTTTTTAAGATTTAAGCAGCAAAAGAAATATAAAGAGATGTTTGCAGTTGCAATTGTACTGTTTAAATCAGATCATCCGGAGGCAAGAACTTTTATTGAACAGGCAGCTAAATGCGCTTTGCAGTGTAACAACACAGAATTCGCCTTGCAAGCTGCAGTCAGTCTCTCTATTCTTGATCCTGAAAAGGAATAG
- a CDS encoding fumarylacetoacetate hydrolase family protein, with product MKLISYLTSDNEERLALIINNNIVDLEQNAKESGNLLPSSMNEFLHRSDEFLRKAEQVQDAFLSGKTNLIVNSNETNPLAPVPHPTSCRDAYAFRQHVATARRNRGLDMIPEFDQFPVFYFTNHNAIIGEGDLVVESDHLQKLDFELEVAAVIGKRGKNIEAKDADSYIVGLTIMNDFSARTLQMEEMKLNLGPAKGKDFATAIGPWLVTMDELEEFKIETPTGNKYDLRMTAHHNGTLISDGNMKDINWTFAEIIERVSYGVEIFPGDVIGSGTVGTGCYLELNGTNELKAKETGESFEPTWLEVGDTIDLEITGLGKLSNRIVKAEPQRSILAKKKP from the coding sequence ATGAAATTAATCTCCTATCTCACCAGCGACAATGAAGAACGGTTAGCGCTTATTATTAATAATAATATCGTAGATTTGGAACAAAACGCCAAGGAATCAGGCAACCTTCTCCCATCTTCCATGAATGAGTTTCTACATCGAAGTGACGAGTTTTTGAGAAAAGCTGAACAAGTTCAAGATGCTTTTTTATCCGGAAAAACCAATCTTATTGTTAATTCTAATGAAACAAATCCTTTAGCACCTGTCCCCCATCCAACCTCATGCAGAGACGCCTATGCATTCCGACAGCATGTGGCAACCGCGAGAAGAAACCGCGGATTAGACATGATCCCGGAATTCGATCAATTCCCGGTTTTTTATTTCACCAACCATAACGCAATTATCGGTGAAGGCGATCTGGTCGTCGAAAGTGATCATCTGCAAAAACTCGATTTTGAATTAGAAGTCGCTGCTGTGATTGGGAAAAGAGGTAAAAATATCGAGGCGAAAGATGCAGATTCCTATATAGTTGGATTAACCATCATGAATGACTTTTCTGCCAGGACGTTACAAATGGAGGAGATGAAGCTTAACCTGGGTCCGGCAAAAGGCAAGGATTTCGCTACTGCTATCGGCCCCTGGCTCGTCACCATGGATGAACTGGAAGAATTTAAGATCGAAACACCCACTGGCAATAAATACGACCTTCGTATGACGGCTCATCACAACGGCACATTGATATCAGATGGCAATATGAAAGACATCAACTGGACTTTTGCCGAAATCATCGAGCGGGTTTCGTACGGGGTTGAGATATTTCCCGGAGATGTGATCGGGTCTGGTACCGTCGGAACCGGCTGTTATTTGGAGTTGAATGGCACCAATGAGCTGAAAGCAAAAGAAACAGGTGAATCCTTCGAGCCAACCTGGTTAGAAGTTGGTGATACAATCGATTTGGAAATAACGGGTCTTGGGAAGTTATCCAATCGCATTGTTAAAGCAGAACCGCAAAGATCAATTTTAGCAAAGAAAAAACCATGA